The Ischnura elegans chromosome 13 unlocalized genomic scaffold, ioIscEleg1.1 SUPER_13_unloc_2, whole genome shotgun sequence genome segment agaaacattatCATATGCATAacacaatcatttattttttacaatcatCATGACACCTTTTTTTATGTGTAGAGCAACCAGGAAAAAATTACACACATTTTACACACATTATACAGAAATTTTTGTcttaaaatgaacaaatttttattggGGCCTGATTTTGTTTATCTTCAGCAATTTTAAGCTAGATGTGTGAAAATTATTGATGCCTGCATTTCACGCTAGacaaaattataacaatatttaaatgaCCAAAAAAGACTGACACCTATTCTACTTGCATAGGAGTTTAAGGAAAACTTAATTCTCTCTTTAAGTATtcctaattgaaaaaatatttgccattttaaatatcagtttcagGAACATCACAATATGTATAATACAAAATTACTTAACACATACTTTTGTCTTTTATATGGACAAAATTTTTAcagaatgatttcatttttcagcaGCAATTATGAGCTACATatgtgataattataataatcaataattattgatGCCTGCCTTTCCTTTTCAGACAAAATTGAAACTTTATTGAAATCGCTGAAAAAGAATGACACCTTTTCTATGTGTAGAGCaaccagcaaaaaattacttAAAGGAAATAGGTTTCCATATAtcaaatggttttaaaaaattaggtCTGTTagacttacaaggagacatcaccaaagtgatgttcgggatctggatgcggatgttattctCTAAAACTATATAGGCAAGATAGAAAACGtgtcatggctttcttccacataggcccgggttcgagagatatttgcatgtaaagatttcgcgcagcaccacgtcccttgagtaagcgctcccTTTCTACTACGGCTGTGGCGGTGCAGTCTAGGGCGTTAGTCCCTTAATCTGTAGTTGATACCCCGGGTTCGAGGCCcagtgtcggcaatattttttctctcttctaatttttgaaatcactgttattttacattttatccccattcgttttatttagttacttcacgaagttttaaatttaatatcaatttatggattttagaCGAGACTCCAAATTGTGCCCCACCACGCaaattagaggacgtatataatgaCTTACCCGTAAATTTCTGGGGAATTTGATCAACctcgccctagccattgctcCCGCAGCATCTTCGCAAATTCGTTATCTCAAGTCTTTCTTCTCAGCAAATAAACACCATTGCTTATACTtacattcagttactgaccctagccAGTTTCTCCTCCTACCCATCCAGTACAATGAtcctgctttccagcagcctacTGAAGCCGTTTTCGAGGTCTTCTTTGTTTACCTTTCGCACCCGTTTTCACACATTTGGGCCTCGGCacctcattcagggattatcgagggtcaTCTGTGGATGgagggttgttgggacggaagtctttgaaggacgctagaaggcaggtcataagggaggcatggtgagtggaaggacattCTGTTGTAAAGATCGAGATTTGTTGGAAGAACAGTGGGTGGGCTGTGAagaaaatctaatggagggaatgcctagtggaaatgatattttgaataaaaaacgttgaaGGCGGAAAATACCGGtgcttcagaaatggaaaaaagacattgaaagtgGAGGTGCACGGGTCAAAAACCGGGGAACGATTCATGAATAGATATACAATCggttaattgatgcgaggcagaggtgtgcatcggtgcacatgatgagcTTATTACACGGAAATTCAGGTGCaagtaattatatacgtcctctaattcaCGTGGTAGGGCACAATGCGGAGTTTCGTGTAAAATCCATTAATTGATAgtgaattaaaacaaataaacacCCTAGACtgcaccgccacggccgtagttgaAAGGGAGCACTTACTCAAGGGacctgatgctgcgcgaaatctttacatgcgaaaatgtctcgaacccgggcctatgtgggagaaagccgtgacactttttctatcttgcctctatagttttagaaaataacatccacatccagatcccgaacatcactttggcgatgtctccgtGTTAGATTTCCTGTCTGTCTCTAAAATTTGTAATAGAGATTTCTTTTCTAGGGCTGTCATCTCCTGACAAAATGATGATGGAAAGAACATCAACTTCATGTATGATGAAGGAAAAAGTTGTAAGGATTGGTAATAGTGATGACTGCATTGCTCCATCAGTCTCAGTGACCCACATTCAATCCCAGACTGTATCATCCCATGGGGAGGAAGGAAGTAATGTGAGAGATGAAGATTTGGAAGAAGGCAGTGCTCCTCATGCTCTTAAGATATTGTCTAACTCAATCCCTGATGATGGACAAAGTTATATGAGGAGAAGTTCTGATGGGAATGGGAAACCACACACACTGAATATGTCCTCAAAGTCCACCTCTTGTGCCAGAAACCTCCGAAATCACACACTAGGAGGCACAAAAAGAGGGCCTTTCAATTGCAATGCCTCTTTCTCTCAGGGTAGCAGTCTTAGCAATCATACGCGTGCacataaagaaagaaaatgttatcAATGTAGAATATGCAGCAAGTCTTTCACTACGAAATCTGACCTCGCTCAACATATGCAAATTCATACAGGCGAAAAAACTTATTCACGTAATGAATGCACCGAGTCTTTCCCTACAAAGGACTCATTCATCCTACACATAGAAACGCATACAAAAGAGACACCTTATACCTGCAATATATGTTCCAAAAACTTTGCTCAATGTAGTTCCCTTCACACACACATGTGCACTCGCCCTGACTCAAAACCTTTTTCATGCGATGATTGTTCAAAGTCTTTCTCCAGGAAGAGCGGCCTCGTGAAACACTTGCGTACACACAACACAGGAGAGAGACCTTATGCGTGTAATTACTGCGCAAAGTCTTTCACTAGAAATGACTCATTCACCAAACACttgcgtgtacacacaggagaaAAACCTTATTCATGTAGTGATTGCGCAAAGTCTTTCTCTACAAGGGACTCACTCATCCTGCACTTGCACACACACGCAGAAGTgaaacctttttcatgcaatgattGCACAAAGTCTTTCTCTAGGAAGAGGGACCTCGTGATACACTTGCGTACGCACACTGGAGAGAGACCTTATTCGTGCAAGCATTGCGCAAAGTCTTTCAATCAGAGTGGGCACCTTAATCAACATGTGCGGACACACACGGGGGAAAAACCGCATTCGTGTAATTATTGCGCAAAGTCCTTCTCTAGGAAGGACCATCTTGTCCTACACTTGCttacgcacacgggagagaaacggTATTCTTGTAATATTTGCGCAAAGTCTTTCTCACAAAATTCTACCCTCCACAAACACATGCGTGTACACTCAGGAGAGAAACCTCATTGTTGTACTTTTTGCGCAAAGTCTTTCACCAAGAAGGTCAGCCTCAtcaaacacacacgcacacacctAGTAGAGAAACTGTAATTAGGAGTAATATGCTCTGATCTTTCTCAATATGGAGTCATCAACTTGCATGCACACAGGAATGTGACCTTTATCTTACCGAGTTTGCTCCGTGTGTTTCACTATTTACGTGGCGTATATGTTTTGACACATCAGTAATCAAGGACCCAGAGCTGCTGTGAAGCTAGAATAAAGCTACTGGCAGTATAATTCTTATGCTTGGCATAATTTTGCCTAAATACTGTTACTGCAACTGAAAGGAACTACAGTGAAACCtggattttacattcccccattttacattttccctgagTTTGCAAACTTTTTATCATGTCCCAAAAAATACAGTCTTTGaacaatgatactctattttacaatttcctcaattttgcactttcttaagtggtccattcaaaagtgtacaATAGAGGATTCACTGTATGTTAATGGACATACCTTTATGACAAACTTCTGTagattaattaagaaaattattataatgcaTGTTTGATTTACCTGAGTCAATTGGCAGTCTGGCAGATCGTAGCAGTAATGTcttgtaaaattcacatttctaTGTACATGAgtatttatgcatttataaaataaccGAGAACAGatgtaaaataatatcaattcaaa includes the following:
- the LOC124172700 gene encoding zinc finger protein 271-like isoform X1 — its product is MSRTTVIISDSSEMNSESTLCRLCIKNNDSCFSIFTSNVTCEMPVKDVLQDLVGLQVALGDGLPGVICPLCLKKLMEFRDFKRICFESDAELRKCPSRNCFKSIKEERTADDNMGWSAETKECIPDTIEGTAQFTCSVQRTEIYIPLENCQLPTANIMFNVKEENEQLLSGGNYPASNSPNTAGISSEASDPLATHDLCTVKEENEQLFSGGNYPAFNLPNTAGISSEASDPLATDDLPTFTKDGKPIGNCKMTNVSTMEATGLSSPDKMMMERTSTSCMMKEKVVRIGNSDDCIAPSVSVTHIQSQTVSSHGEEGSNVRDEDLEEGSAPHALKILSNSIPDDGQSYMRRSSDGNGKPHTLNMSSKSTSCARNLRNHTLGGTKRGPFNCNASFSQGSSLSNHTRAHKERKCYQCRICSKSFTTKSDLAQHMQIHTGEKTYSRNECTESFPTKDSFILHIETHTKETPYTCNICSKNFAQCSSLHTHMCTRPDSKPFSCDDCSKSFSRKSGLVKHLRTHNTGERPYACNYCAKSFTRNDSFTKHLRVHTGEKPYSCSDCAKSFSTRDSLILHLHTHAEVKPFSCNDCTKSFSRKRDLVIHLRTHTGERPYSCKHCAKSFNQSGHLNQHVRTHTGEKPHSCNYCAKSFSRKDHLVLHLLTHTGEKRYSCNICAKSFSQNSTLHKHMRVHSGEKPHCCTFCAKSFTKKVSLIKHTRTHLVEKL
- the LOC124172700 gene encoding zinc finger protein 271-like isoform X2, coding for MSRTTVIISDSSEMNSESTLCRLCIKNNDSCFSIFTSNVTCEMPVKDVLQDLVGLQVALGDGLPGVICPLCLKKLMEFRDFKRICFESDAELRKCPSRNCFKSIKEERTADDNMGWSAETKECIPDTIEGTAQFTCSVQRTEIYIPLENCQLPTANIMCTVKEENEQLFSGGNYPAFNLPNTAGISSEASDPLATDDLPTFTKDGKPIGNCKMTNVSTMEATGLSSPDKMMMERTSTSCMMKEKVVRIGNSDDCIAPSVSVTHIQSQTVSSHGEEGSNVRDEDLEEGSAPHALKILSNSIPDDGQSYMRRSSDGNGKPHTLNMSSKSTSCARNLRNHTLGGTKRGPFNCNASFSQGSSLSNHTRAHKERKCYQCRICSKSFTTKSDLAQHMQIHTGEKTYSRNECTESFPTKDSFILHIETHTKETPYTCNICSKNFAQCSSLHTHMCTRPDSKPFSCDDCSKSFSRKSGLVKHLRTHNTGERPYACNYCAKSFTRNDSFTKHLRVHTGEKPYSCSDCAKSFSTRDSLILHLHTHAEVKPFSCNDCTKSFSRKRDLVIHLRTHTGERPYSCKHCAKSFNQSGHLNQHVRTHTGEKPHSCNYCAKSFSRKDHLVLHLLTHTGEKRYSCNICAKSFSQNSTLHKHMRVHSGEKPHCCTFCAKSFTKKVSLIKHTRTHLVEKL
- the LOC124172700 gene encoding zinc finger protein OZF-like isoform X3, with the translated sequence MKPNRPTFTKDGKPIGNCKMTNVSTMEATGLSSPDKMMMERTSTSCMMKEKVVRIGNSDDCIAPSVSVTHIQSQTVSSHGEEGSNVRDEDLEEGSAPHALKILSNSIPDDGQSYMRRSSDGNGKPHTLNMSSKSTSCARNLRNHTLGGTKRGPFNCNASFSQGSSLSNHTRAHKERKCYQCRICSKSFTTKSDLAQHMQIHTGEKTYSRNECTESFPTKDSFILHIETHTKETPYTCNICSKNFAQCSSLHTHMCTRPDSKPFSCDDCSKSFSRKSGLVKHLRTHNTGERPYACNYCAKSFTRNDSFTKHLRVHTGEKPYSCSDCAKSFSTRDSLILHLHTHAEVKPFSCNDCTKSFSRKRDLVIHLRTHTGERPYSCKHCAKSFNQSGHLNQHVRTHTGEKPHSCNYCAKSFSRKDHLVLHLLTHTGEKRYSCNICAKSFSQNSTLHKHMRVHSGEKPHCCTFCAKSFTKKVSLIKHTRTHLVEKL